A DNA window from Theobroma cacao cultivar B97-61/B2 chromosome 5, Criollo_cocoa_genome_V2, whole genome shotgun sequence contains the following coding sequences:
- the LOC18598728 gene encoding uncharacterized protein LOC18598728 yields MDNSLGSLQHSKAAKKAKSKKKKNNNKPIKVVYISNPMKVKTSASKFRALVQELTGQDAELPDPTKFTDTDDDDVGSNQKVPDAVKNSTDDHALEVPRVGDQAVHHHEQPTRAHHDVPFETFDEVFTPQMLREFDRVLASEPFLMNNLDALRSL; encoded by the coding sequence ATGGATAATTCATTAGGCAGTTTGCAGCACAGCAAAGCAGCCAAAAAGGCCAAatccaagaagaagaagaacaataATAAGCCTATCAAAGTAGTGTACATATCCAACCCCATGAAGGTGAAGACCAGTGCCTCAAAATTCAGGGCCTTAGTGCAAGAACTCACTGGCCAAGATGCCGAATTGCCCGACCCAACCAAGTTCACCGACACCGACGACGACGACGTCGGCAGCAATCAGAAGGTCCCGGATGCCGTTAAAAACAGTACTGACGATCATGCGCTAGAGGTCCCTAGAGTAGGGGACCAAGCCGTTCATCATCATGAGCAGCCCACCAGGGCTCATCACGATGTCCCCTTTGAGACCTTTGACGAGGTTTTTACACCCCAGATGCTTAGAGAATTTGACAGGGTTCTTGCCTCCGAGCCCTTTCTTATGAATAATCTTGATGCGCTAAGGAGtctttga